Below is a window of Picosynechococcus sp. PCC 7002 DNA.
GGCGTTAGTCACCATCGGCATCGGTTGGCTGGCCTATGGGCTGATTTTCCAGCGGATTACGGTCAAGCTGCCCCGGGTCGTGGAGCAATTTGAACATCTGGTGGGGGTGATGAGTCTTGTGTTGACGGGTTTGTTTTGGCTGGTGTTGGCTTAGGACAACTCTCAGTGGTCGTTAGTTTAGGGAGGAGATAACCATGAATGAATTGACCATTGGCTGGGTAATTTTTCCCTTTGTGGTGGGCTTTAGTATTTATTTACTGCCCAAAATTGATCGTTATCTGGCGATTTTCGTTTCTATTTGTTCGTTAATCTTTGGTTTTGTCCAAATTTTTCAGCCGGAACCCTACAGTCTCAAGCTCCTGGGGATGTATGGGGTAGATCTGCTGGTGGATGACCAGAGCGGCTATTTTATTTTGACCAATGCGGCGGTGGCGATCGCCGTGACGGTGTATTGCTGGAAAAGCGCCAAGAGTGCTTTTTTCTTTACCCAGTTGGTGGTTTTGCAAGGGGCCCTCAATGCCGTTTTTGTCTGCGCCGATCTGATTAGCCTCTACGTTGCCCTGGAGGCCATTAGCATCGCGGCTTTTTTGTTGATGACCTACCAGCGCACCGACCGTTCTATTTGGATTGGTCTCAGGTATTTATTCCTCAGCAATACGGCGATGCTGTTCTATCTGATTGGGGCGGTGCTGGTCTACCAAGCAACAAAATCCTTCGCTTTTGTGGGTCTCGCCGAAGCGCCTAGTGATGCGATCGCCCTGATTTTCCTGGGTTTGCTCACCAAGGGCGGTGTCTTTGTGTCGGGACTCTGGTTGCCCTTAACCCACTCCGAAGCAGAAACCCCCGTATCGGCGATGTTGTCCGGTGTCGTGGTCAAAGCGGGAATTTTCCCCCTCCTGCGCTGCGGCATTTTAGTGCCAGACCTGGACTTATGGCTGAGACTATTCGGGCTGGCCACTGCCCTGTTGGGGATTATCTTTGCCATTCTCGAAACCGATGCCAAACGTTTACTGGCTTTTAGCACCATCTCAAAATTAGGGTTGTTGCTCTCAGCACCAGCAGTGGCGGGTTTAGCGGCCCTCTCCCATGGTTTAGTGAAATCTTCTTTATTTTTGATGGCAGGTCAATTGCCCACCCGCAATTTTCAGGAACTGCGCCAAACCAAAATCGCGAGCAGTCTGTGGCTGCCCTTGGCGATCGCCTGCCTGTCGATGGTAGGGATGCCGTTACTGGTTGGCTTCAGCTCAAAGGCCCTCCTACTCAAAAATATTGCCCCCTGGCAGGCAATGGGTCTGAATATTGCCGCCGTGGGGACAGCCCTGGCCTTCGCCAAATTCTTGTTCATTCCCCATGATGCCGCGACGAAATTTACTGCAAAAAGCACAACCTTTTGGGGGGCGATCGCCTTTTTATTCAGTGGTGTCAT
It encodes the following:
- a CDS encoding cation:proton antiporter, which codes for MNELTIGWVIFPFVVGFSIYLLPKIDRYLAIFVSICSLIFGFVQIFQPEPYSLKLLGMYGVDLLVDDQSGYFILTNAAVAIAVTVYCWKSAKSAFFFTQLVVLQGALNAVFVCADLISLYVALEAISIAAFLLMTYQRTDRSIWIGLRYLFLSNTAMLFYLIGAVLVYQATKSFAFVGLAEAPSDAIALIFLGLLTKGGVFVSGLWLPLTHSEAETPVSAMLSGVVVKAGIFPLLRCGILVPDLDLWLRLFGLATALLGIIFAILETDAKRLLAFSTISKLGLLLSAPAVAGLAALSHGLVKSSLFLMAGQLPTRNFQELRQTKIASSLWLPLAIACLSMVGMPLLVGFSSKALLLKNIAPWQAMGLNIAAVGTALAFAKFLFIPHDAATKFTAKSTTFWGAIAFLFSGVILGNGFYLEAYQLDNIPKALIKIAIGWALYWLIMKRIEFKLPRIFEAFEQLIGAMSVVLTGLFWMVTL